A genomic region of Glycine max cultivar Williams 82 chromosome 15, Glycine_max_v4.0, whole genome shotgun sequence contains the following coding sequences:
- the LOC121173558 gene encoding secreted RxLR effector protein 78-like, protein MMNNIFPVQELLHKYARKRISSRCLLKIDLHKAYDSISWEFLDWMLKYVGFPAQFCSWIMECISTTSFSVAINGSIYGHFKGQRGLRQGDPLSPYLFFLCMQYFSHNLQSLKDNVNFQFHPNCAVVLLSHLAFADDIMLLSRGDLPSVSAIFSKL, encoded by the coding sequence ATGATGAACAACATTTTCCCTGTTCAAGAGCTTTTGCACAAATATGCTCGCAAGAGGATTTCTTCTAGATGCCTTTTGAAGATTGATTTGCATAAGGCGTATGATTCAATTTCTTGGGAGTTCTTGGATTGGATGCTCAAGTATGTGGGGTTCCCAGCACAGTTTTGCTCATGGATTATGGAGTGTATCTCTACCACCTCCTTCAGTGTGGCAATCAATGGATCTATTTATGGTCACTTCAAAGGGCAGCGTGGTTTAAGACAAGGGGATCCTCTTtccccttaccttttttttctttgtatgcAGTATTTTTCCCACAATCTGCAAAGCCTTAAGGATAACGTCAATTTTCAGTTTCATCCAAACTGTGCAGTTGTGTTGCTTTCTCATTTGGCCTTTGCAGATGACATTATGCTCCTGTCCAGAGGAGACTTGCCCTCAGTGTCTGCAATATTTTCCAAGCTCTAG
- the LOC100793978 gene encoding trihelix transcription factor ASIL1, whose protein sequence is MGVVEQEMEEEEKEKHTNNHNHPSSLHPIKEECVSVRKPFSGDRVKRDEWSEGAVSTLLEAYEAKWVLRNRAKLKGHDWEDVARHVSARANCTKSPKTSTQCKNKVESMKKRYRSESAATADHASSSWPLYSRLDLLLRGTGPVLSSPPPPPAMMPAAMPVLSPVEPSQPPQLSPPPAAPSGPLANAQNSHGSNGIDEKLAKEDGLGTKSSDQVSSKNPLDTDSSTPALYSKKDGLRCNKRKKKTIDNTGRRRKECVEIAESLRWLTEAMIRSEQARMDTMKEIERMRVEAEAKRGEMDLKRTEIIANTQLEIARIFASVNNKGVDSSLRIGRS, encoded by the exons ATGGGAGTTGTTGAACAAGAAatggaagaggaagagaaagaaaaacatacaaacaaccATAACCACCCTTCTTCTCTCCACCCAATTAAGGAAGAGTGTGTTAGTGTGAGAAAACCCTTTAGTGGTGATAGAGTGAAGAGAGATGAATGGAGTGAAGGGGCAGTGTCAACCCTCCTTGAGGCTTATGAGGCCAAATGGGTGCTAAGAAACAGAGCCAAACTCAAGGGCCATGATTGGGAGGATGTGGCACGGCACGTGTCGGCACGTGCCAACTGCACCAAATCACCAAAGACTTCAACGCAGTGTAAGAACAAGGTTGAGTCCATGAAGAAGAGATACAGATCAGAATCAGCAGCAACAGCAGatcatgcatcatcatcatGGCCTCTTTATTCACGGCTTGATCTTCTTCTTAGGGGAACTGGACCCGTGTTGTCGTCGCCGCCGCCGCCACCGGCGATGATGCCGGCGGCGATGCCGGTTCTGTCTCCGGTGGAGCCGTCGCAACCGCCGCAGCTGTCGCCGCCTCCGGCGGCTCCTTCAGGGCCACTTGCTAATGCACAAAACTCGCATGGATCCAACGGAATTGATGAGAAGCTTGCTAAG GAAGATGGGTTAGGAACTAAGTCATCTGATCAAGTATCTAGCAAGAATCCATTGGACACAGATAGCAGCACGCCAGCACTTTATAGCAAGAAGGACGGGTTAAGATGCaacaagaggaagaagaaaacaattgACAACACAGGGCGAAGAAGGAAAGAGTGTGTGGAGATAGCAGAAAGCTTAAGATGGCTTACAGAAGCTATGATAAGGTCTGAGCAAGCAAGAATGGACACAATGAAGGAGATAGAGAGGATGAGAGTTGAAGCTGAGGCCAAAAGAGGGGAAATGGACCTTAAGAGAACTGAAATAATTGCCAATACACAGTTAGAGATTGCTAGGATCTTTGCAAGTGTCAACAATAAAGGTGTTGATTCATCTCTAAGAATTGGAAGAAGTTAA